One Streptomyces fagopyri DNA window includes the following coding sequences:
- a CDS encoding polyphosphate kinase 2 family protein, which produces MPDRRAERIADLIEPLRVPPGSKVRLGRDFDPRFKAGLKKRDGVGLLRTGVDLLAEYQGRLAAQDSYGVLLCLQALDAGGKDGTIRHVMSGVNPQGVRVSSFKVPSAEELDHDYLWRYARRLPERGEIAIFNRSHYEEVLVVRVHPEILTRQRLPDGPGVWERRYREINDWERYLTDNGFKVVKIFLNLSKEEQRTRFMKRLDLPEKNWKFSAADVRERQYWDDYQHAFSEMLSATSTKWAPWYVVPADRKWFARICTAAVLVHTLMDIDPRYPEVGDAARKELLAAKRKLEREAPPGLPPDPYAARHASAPKDKRR; this is translated from the coding sequence ATGCCGGACAGGAGAGCCGAACGCATCGCGGATCTCATCGAGCCGCTGCGGGTGCCCCCGGGGTCGAAGGTCAGGCTGGGCAGGGACTTCGACCCGCGCTTCAAGGCCGGTCTGAAGAAGCGGGACGGAGTCGGACTGCTGCGGACCGGGGTGGATCTGCTGGCCGAGTACCAGGGACGACTGGCCGCCCAGGACTCCTACGGCGTGCTGCTGTGCCTCCAGGCGCTCGATGCCGGGGGCAAGGACGGAACGATCCGTCATGTGATGAGCGGCGTCAATCCTCAGGGTGTGCGCGTCAGCAGCTTCAAGGTGCCCTCCGCCGAGGAACTGGACCACGACTACCTGTGGCGTTACGCCCGGCGGCTCCCCGAACGCGGTGAGATCGCCATCTTCAACCGCTCGCACTACGAGGAGGTCCTCGTCGTACGTGTGCACCCGGAGATCCTCACGCGGCAGAGGCTGCCCGACGGACCGGGCGTGTGGGAGCGGCGGTACCGGGAGATCAACGACTGGGAGCGGTATCTGACGGACAACGGGTTCAAGGTGGTGAAGATCTTCCTGAACCTGTCGAAGGAGGAGCAGCGCACCCGCTTCATGAAGCGTCTCGACCTGCCGGAGAAGAACTGGAAGTTCTCCGCCGCCGATGTCCGGGAGCGGCAGTACTGGGACGACTACCAGCACGCGTTCTCCGAGATGCTGTCGGCCACGAGTACGAAGTGGGCGCCCTGGTACGTGGTGCCGGCGGACCGGAAGTGGTTCGCGCGGATCTGTACGGCGGCGGTCCTCGTGCACACCCTGATGGACATCGACCCCCGGTACCCGGAGGTGGGGGACGCGGCGCGGAAGGAACTGCTCGCGGCCAAGCGGAAGCTGGAGCGGGAGGCTCCCCCGGGTCTGCCGCCCGATCCGTACGCCGCACGGCATGCGTCGGCGCCGAAGGACAAGCGCCGTTAG
- a CDS encoding cation-translocating P-type ATPase — protein MTVHPDSVGEDGRAARDRCWYACSPEEVVTALGVDPAVGFSAARAAELRTAYGPNALPEEERVPVWRRFLAQYRSNMQIVLVVAGAVSLCIREWTTAVLLLVLTVLNAVVGLRQEGKAESAMNALTSMMRATARVRRDGSEAEIPAEQLVVGDIVLVSAGDQVPADGRIIEASALQIDESALTGESVPAAKDAGTLPGGRQLPPGDRTNTSFMNTPVTHGSGVLVVTAIGADTELGKISGMLSATEREVPPLARELDRLTLWITAAAGLTMVVMFALGRGRDQAWDLLFVSAVSLAVAAIPEALPTVTQAILSVGSLNLAKRNAIVKDLPSVETLAFTSAINSDKTGTLTMNQMTAVEVLSPTDKYTVSGTGYGLAGKVHHAAGSAAGIEEAILPFVVASDAKLVDGEVVGDPTEGALLVLAHKAGLDTDATRDGLPRVATLPFDPGYKLMATFHSAVGASGLPVVRCFVKGAAPAVMARATTALAAGGTVPWDAELLGRAEAETERMGGEGRRVMAAATRDLDPAGFDPDGDLLAYVTELRMTALVAMVDPPRKESKAAVADARAAHIRVRLVTGDDVTTGAAIARQIGIPGEAVLGADFAAMSERERLARIDAIGVVGRVAPEHKVLLADTLKKRGDVVAMTGDGVNDAPAIKAADIGIAMGSGTDVAKTAGRMILSDDNFATIVYAVEQGRTIYDNLTKYIRFVLLLLVTFVLTFLGATVLDIAAGEPFTPPQVLWIHFVVNASFGFALGFDRENPGLMRRRPRPRGESVLTRPVLVTVGLGGLAITCGLLGLIKLGQARFGSVETGRSVAFTAFALCLVVAAFECRSETESVLTPSTFDSRQMNWVALAQLVLSVLVTQLDGFRRILGTTSIDAGQFGWALLTAVALLLVWELGKLLTRRYRGTG, from the coding sequence ATGACGGTGCATCCGGATTCCGTGGGGGAGGACGGCCGGGCCGCGCGGGACCGCTGCTGGTACGCGTGTTCCCCCGAGGAGGTCGTGACGGCCCTCGGTGTCGATCCGGCGGTCGGGTTCAGCGCGGCGCGGGCCGCCGAACTCCGCACCGCGTACGGCCCCAACGCACTGCCTGAGGAGGAACGGGTCCCGGTCTGGCGCCGGTTCCTCGCCCAGTACCGCAGCAACATGCAGATCGTCCTGGTGGTCGCCGGGGCGGTCTCGCTGTGCATCAGGGAGTGGACCACCGCGGTCCTGCTCCTCGTGCTGACCGTGCTGAACGCCGTCGTGGGCCTGCGTCAGGAGGGCAAGGCCGAGAGCGCGATGAACGCGCTCACATCGATGATGCGCGCCACGGCCCGGGTCCGCAGGGACGGTTCGGAGGCCGAGATCCCCGCCGAGCAACTCGTTGTCGGCGACATCGTGCTCGTCTCCGCCGGGGACCAGGTGCCGGCGGACGGACGCATCATCGAGGCCAGCGCCCTGCAGATCGACGAGTCGGCACTCACCGGCGAGAGTGTGCCCGCCGCGAAGGACGCCGGCACACTGCCGGGCGGGCGGCAGTTGCCGCCGGGCGACCGGACCAACACGTCGTTCATGAACACCCCGGTCACTCATGGCAGCGGTGTGCTGGTGGTGACCGCCATCGGCGCGGACACCGAGCTGGGCAAGATCTCCGGAATGCTGTCCGCCACCGAGAGGGAGGTACCGCCGCTCGCCAGGGAACTGGACCGTCTGACGCTGTGGATCACGGCGGCGGCGGGGCTCACCATGGTCGTGATGTTCGCCCTGGGGCGCGGCCGGGACCAGGCCTGGGACCTGCTGTTCGTCAGTGCGGTCTCCCTGGCCGTCGCCGCCATTCCGGAGGCGTTGCCGACGGTGACGCAGGCGATCCTCTCCGTCGGAAGCCTCAACCTGGCGAAACGGAACGCCATCGTGAAGGACTTGCCGTCGGTCGAGACCCTCGCGTTCACCTCGGCGATCAACTCGGACAAGACCGGCACCCTCACGATGAACCAGATGACCGCCGTCGAGGTGCTCAGTCCCACCGACAAGTACACCGTCTCCGGCACGGGCTACGGACTGGCGGGGAAGGTCCATCATGCCGCGGGGTCCGCCGCGGGCATCGAGGAGGCCATCCTGCCGTTCGTCGTGGCCAGCGACGCGAAGCTGGTCGACGGGGAGGTGGTGGGCGATCCCACCGAGGGCGCGCTGCTGGTGCTGGCCCACAAGGCGGGTCTGGACACGGACGCCACCAGGGACGGTCTCCCCCGTGTCGCGACCCTGCCGTTCGACCCGGGCTACAAGCTCATGGCCACCTTCCATTCGGCCGTCGGCGCCTCCGGCCTGCCGGTCGTGCGCTGTTTCGTCAAAGGCGCCGCACCGGCGGTCATGGCACGGGCCACCACCGCGCTCGCGGCAGGCGGGACCGTCCCCTGGGACGCCGAACTGCTGGGCCGCGCCGAGGCGGAGACCGAGCGGATGGGCGGCGAGGGCCGCCGGGTGATGGCCGCGGCCACCCGGGACCTCGATCCGGCGGGCTTCGATCCCGACGGCGATCTGCTCGCGTACGTCACCGAGTTGCGGATGACCGCTCTCGTCGCCATGGTCGATCCGCCCCGCAAGGAGTCGAAAGCCGCCGTGGCGGACGCCCGGGCGGCACACATCCGGGTCCGCCTGGTGACGGGCGACGACGTGACCACCGGGGCGGCGATCGCCCGCCAGATCGGCATCCCCGGCGAGGCGGTGCTCGGCGCGGACTTCGCCGCCATGAGCGAGCGGGAACGGCTGGCCCGCATCGACGCCATCGGCGTGGTGGGGCGGGTCGCCCCGGAGCACAAGGTGCTGCTCGCCGACACGCTCAAGAAGAGGGGCGACGTCGTGGCGATGACCGGGGACGGCGTCAACGACGCGCCCGCCATCAAGGCCGCGGACATCGGCATCGCGATGGGCAGCGGCACGGACGTGGCGAAGACCGCCGGCCGCATGATCCTCTCCGACGACAACTTCGCCACCATCGTCTACGCCGTGGAACAGGGCCGGACGATCTACGACAACCTCACCAAGTACATCCGGTTCGTCCTGCTCCTGCTGGTCACCTTCGTCCTGACGTTTCTCGGCGCCACGGTCCTGGACATCGCGGCGGGTGAGCCCTTCACCCCGCCGCAGGTGCTGTGGATCCACTTCGTGGTCAACGCCTCCTTCGGCTTCGCACTGGGCTTCGACCGGGAGAACCCGGGGCTCATGCGCCGCAGGCCGCGTCCGCGCGGGGAGTCGGTACTCACCCGGCCCGTGCTCGTCACGGTCGGGCTCGGCGGGCTGGCCATCACCTGTGGTCTGCTCGGGCTGATCAAGCTCGGCCAGGCCCGCTTCGGCAGTGTCGAGACAGGCCGGTCGGTCGCGTTCACCGCTTTCGCGCTCTGTCTCGTCGTGGCCGCGTTCGAGTGCCGCAGCGAGACCGAATCCGTCCTGACGCCGTCCACGTTCGACAGCAGGCAGATGAACTGGGTGGCCCTGGCCCAGCTGGTGCTCTCGGTGCTGGTGACCCAACTCGACGGATTCCGCCGCATCCTGGGGACGACCTCGATCGACGCCGGTCAGTTCGGGTGGGCGCTGCTGACCGCTGTCGCGCTCTTGCTGGTGTGGGAACTCGGCAAGCTGCTGACCCGCAGGTACAGAGGCACCGGGTGA
- a CDS encoding ANTAR domain-containing protein gives MSLPRERRTQPCPPEGERAATVARLRAENARLHQALDSHAVVDQAIGVLIALHRLSAGSGWEILREVSRHSDITVREVADLVIGWPQGHPMPAPVRDELDDALRRRRRDSGATPEHGCP, from the coding sequence GTGTCCCTGCCTCGTGAACGACGAACTCAGCCGTGCCCGCCGGAGGGTGAGCGGGCCGCGACCGTTGCGCGTCTCAGAGCGGAGAACGCGCGGCTCCACCAGGCCCTCGACTCCCACGCGGTCGTCGACCAGGCCATCGGCGTCCTTATCGCTCTCCACAGGCTCTCGGCCGGCAGCGGGTGGGAGATCCTGCGCGAGGTGTCGCGGCACAGTGACATCACGGTGCGGGAGGTCGCCGACCTCGTCATCGGCTGGCCCCAGGGCCACCCGATGCCCGCCCCGGTCCGTGACGAACTGGATGACGCCCTGCGCAGACGACGGCGCGACTCCGGTGCCACGCCCGAGCACGGGTGCCCGTGA
- a CDS encoding PRC-barrel domain-containing protein — MSDNVWGYRETSGRLEGAVLTGYKVEAVDGSIGKVDKHSDEVDSSYLVVDTGPWIFGKEVLLPAGTVNRVDVDDQKIYVDQTKEQIKNAPEFDRQKHLGDADYHRQLGGYYGGPQGF, encoded by the coding sequence ATGTCTGACAATGTGTGGGGATACCGCGAGACGTCCGGCCGTCTTGAAGGCGCCGTCCTGACGGGTTACAAGGTCGAGGCCGTGGACGGTTCCATCGGCAAGGTCGACAAGCACTCGGACGAGGTCGACTCCTCCTACCTCGTGGTCGACACCGGCCCGTGGATCTTCGGCAAGGAAGTTCTTCTGCCGGCGGGCACGGTCAACCGCGTCGACGTGGACGACCAGAAGATCTACGTCGACCAGACCAAGGAGCAGATCAAGAACGCTCCCGAGTTCGACAGGCAGAAGCACCTGGGCGACGCCGACTACCACCGGCAGCTGGGTGGCTATTACGGCGGCCCGCAGGGCTTCTGA
- a CDS encoding PRC-barrel domain containing protein — protein sequence MSATVWEYPENAGYTAGTSLDGFKVEATDGSVGKVEKHFEDAEFIEGTEAAYLVVNTSTWLFGKLCLLPAGVIRGMDTDGQKIYIGLTREQIEGAPGFNEDKHLRDAEYHRIIGAYYDRHLRR from the coding sequence ATGAGCGCGACGGTCTGGGAATACCCTGAGAATGCCGGATACACGGCCGGTACAAGCCTGGACGGCTTCAAGGTCGAAGCGACGGACGGGAGCGTCGGTAAGGTCGAGAAGCATTTCGAGGACGCCGAATTCATTGAAGGCACCGAAGCCGCGTACCTCGTGGTGAACACCAGTACATGGCTCTTCGGAAAACTGTGCCTGCTCCCCGCCGGAGTAATCCGGGGTATGGACACGGACGGCCAGAAGATCTACATCGGGCTCACGCGGGAACAGATCGAGGGCGCTCCCGGATTCAACGAGGACAAACACCTCCGCGACGCGGAGTACCACCGGATCATCGGCGCCTACTACGACCGCCACCTGCGGCGCTGA